The following proteins come from a genomic window of Corynebacterium hansenii:
- a CDS encoding KAP family P-loop NTPase fold protein, with the protein MTKSTDNPTFYGTTDEPARTDQLSFQAQVKGLSEFIQKCPTPMTIAIQGGWGSGKSTILKLIEDELKNSTTGHSIKTETIETWPLAHTNSEEDIPAAFVAEVFDRMTSDSKEKKENRKKIFKTISPSFRRTLTNIAGSFMGPAGNMVSAGINEALDAITQNGTSRSEAQEIQEEFKQDVAQLLRDPNTNEIPEGSRLVIFVDDLDRLPPARAVQIMETLKLFINSRHCIFVLAIDFDVVADGTRAIYGDSMRQDKARMFFHKIIQVPFNVPSPGKEVESYLKEIRKDWPDNTDLSPWAEVAMGALDSNPRAIKRVFNAMSLLKLIRAEQGHNEVGQERKEADRDEFFDFCLFTILCIQNVDDMLASQLIEDILEHESYRDFVTLETDEQALESTQDADWEADDTKQADSPEGDAPDLWNRPVGHSRFTSAELLKKHPMTSSIFELVDDATDANEGSSSSKNDASEETLKAAARLCSLTSLVHTPSSKKRSSRPPAGIDSARGHFLSHFTPKKGEWSTTIFDAVAEAFNRAELDRSIIVRASSNERLFFDLSPELPLPKDARRKSRRLADLRFTSTGRFTPYINIPDLEYKSVDSLNEEFSHSQNSALKETFALLSTIDEKKDGESWSGDARIIPARNKGIGTGYQLAQVKNVETAKNFAAFMVEHFKDTLEKCAVDGVE; encoded by the coding sequence ATGACGAAATCAACGGACAATCCTACGTTCTACGGCACAACCGACGAGCCAGCTCGCACGGATCAGCTTTCCTTTCAAGCCCAGGTTAAGGGCCTGTCCGAGTTCATTCAGAAGTGCCCCACCCCAATGACGATTGCCATCCAAGGAGGTTGGGGCAGTGGGAAGTCAACGATTCTCAAACTAATTGAGGACGAGCTCAAGAACAGCACGACGGGCCACTCGATCAAAACAGAAACCATCGAAACGTGGCCCCTCGCCCACACCAACTCCGAAGAAGACATCCCCGCCGCGTTCGTCGCAGAAGTCTTCGACAGGATGACGTCGGACAGCAAAGAAAAGAAGGAGAACAGGAAGAAAATCTTCAAAACGATAAGCCCAAGCTTTCGTAGGACACTTACGAATATCGCGGGCAGTTTCATGGGACCCGCCGGCAACATGGTATCCGCCGGTATCAATGAGGCGCTCGACGCCATCACACAGAACGGAACGAGCCGCAGCGAAGCACAAGAAATCCAAGAGGAATTCAAGCAAGACGTTGCCCAGCTGCTCCGCGACCCCAACACGAACGAGATCCCAGAGGGGAGCCGACTCGTAATTTTTGTTGACGATCTCGATCGCCTACCCCCCGCCCGTGCAGTGCAAATTATGGAGACCCTCAAGCTCTTCATCAATTCAAGGCACTGCATTTTCGTTTTGGCAATCGATTTCGATGTCGTCGCCGATGGAACCCGGGCCATCTACGGAGACTCGATGAGACAAGATAAAGCCAGAATGTTCTTTCACAAGATCATCCAGGTACCTTTCAACGTCCCGTCCCCCGGAAAGGAAGTCGAAAGTTACCTAAAGGAAATTCGAAAAGACTGGCCCGACAATACGGATCTCAGCCCGTGGGCCGAAGTTGCCATGGGGGCACTCGACTCGAACCCACGCGCCATCAAGCGGGTTTTCAATGCCATGAGCCTGCTCAAGCTGATTCGAGCCGAGCAAGGACACAACGAAGTGGGTCAAGAACGCAAAGAAGCCGATCGTGACGAATTCTTTGATTTCTGCCTGTTTACTATTTTGTGCATTCAAAACGTTGACGATATGCTGGCCAGCCAATTGATCGAGGACATCCTTGAACACGAAAGTTACAGGGATTTCGTCACTCTTGAAACCGACGAACAGGCGCTTGAGTCAACGCAGGACGCCGATTGGGAAGCCGACGACACCAAGCAAGCGGACTCCCCGGAAGGCGACGCCCCCGATTTGTGGAATCGACCCGTCGGCCACTCACGTTTCACCTCTGCCGAACTTCTGAAGAAACACCCAATGACCTCGTCGATTTTCGAGCTCGTCGACGATGCAACGGACGCCAACGAAGGTTCATCGAGTTCGAAGAACGACGCGAGCGAGGAGACACTCAAAGCAGCAGCACGACTGTGCAGCCTCACATCGCTCGTCCATACACCATCTTCCAAGAAGAGGTCCTCACGACCGCCGGCGGGCATCGATTCGGCGCGGGGCCACTTCCTCTCGCATTTCACCCCCAAGAAGGGCGAATGGTCAACTACCATCTTCGACGCTGTCGCCGAAGCGTTCAACCGCGCTGAGCTGGATCGCAGCATCATCGTGCGGGCAAGTTCCAACGAACGACTTTTCTTCGATCTGAGCCCTGAACTTCCGCTGCCGAAGGACGCACGTCGCAAATCTCGCAGGCTCGCGGACCTCCGATTCACTTCCACGGGACGATTTACTCCCTACATAAACATCCCCGACCTCGAATACAAGTCCGTCGACTCCTTGAACGAGGAATTCTCACACTCTCAAAACTCCGCCCTGAAGGAGACCTTCGCCCTTCTCTCAACGATTGATGAAAAGAAGGATGGCGAGAGCTGGTCCGGAGATGCTCGCATCATCCCAGCGCGAAACAAGGGAATCGGTACCGGATATCAGCTTGCCCAGGTTAAAAATGTTGAAACCGCGAAGAATTTCGCTGCTTTCATGGTCGAGCACTTCAAGGACACTCTCGAGAAGTGCGCGGTGGACGGAGTGGAGTAG
- a CDS encoding alkaline phosphatase D family protein, with product MKISRRTAIKATGLSSAALLLPVSACSNGPDASATPGAGSSPGLLADRPSLTHGVAAGDVRADGGLIWARSDRPAHLIVETAATPDFANAREFRAPAPLTPETDGTGRVRLVGLESGQDIHYRVRLEDVDTAAASEPITGVFRTAPTAPDDIRLHWSGDVAGQGWGINPDVGGMTGFAAMADRNPHLFIHSGDTCYADGPIEETVALDDGRTWRNVTADAKNKVAETLDEFRGQYAYNLTDDNCRRFNASVAQVVQWDDHETTNNWYAGEILDDDKYTEKNVDVLAERAYRAFHEWQPLDEKMAVDGRVYRKIAYGPLLDVFVLDMRTYKDDNRRAGAGAGEDGTILGAKQVRWLVDEVRASRATWKVIAADLPIGIIVPDGKNGDQEGVADGRPGAPRGRESELAKVLSAIKEVTNVVWLTADVHYTAAHHYSPERAAFQNFKPFWEFVSGPLNAGAFGPNDMDPTFGPEVVYVHAPDEDNQNASPLDDFQHFGEVDIDGQSRDMTVRLLTTRGNVLWEKTLRPE from the coding sequence ATGAAGATCTCGCGCCGCACCGCCATCAAAGCCACCGGACTGAGCAGCGCCGCCCTGCTGCTGCCGGTGTCCGCGTGCTCGAACGGCCCCGACGCGTCCGCCACTCCGGGGGCGGGCTCCTCCCCCGGGCTCCTCGCCGATCGGCCGTCGCTGACGCATGGCGTCGCCGCCGGTGACGTCCGCGCCGACGGCGGTCTGATCTGGGCGCGGTCGGATCGGCCGGCGCATCTGATCGTGGAAACCGCCGCGACGCCGGACTTCGCCAACGCCCGCGAGTTCCGCGCCCCCGCGCCGCTGACGCCGGAGACCGACGGCACGGGCCGCGTGCGCCTGGTGGGACTGGAGTCCGGGCAGGACATCCACTATCGGGTGCGTCTCGAAGACGTCGATACGGCCGCCGCGTCCGAGCCGATCACCGGCGTCTTCCGCACGGCCCCGACGGCCCCGGACGACATTCGCCTGCATTGGTCCGGCGACGTCGCCGGCCAGGGCTGGGGCATCAACCCGGATGTCGGCGGCATGACGGGCTTCGCGGCGATGGCCGACCGGAACCCGCACCTGTTCATCCATTCGGGCGACACCTGCTACGCGGACGGCCCGATCGAGGAGACCGTCGCGCTTGACGACGGCCGCACGTGGCGCAACGTCACCGCCGACGCGAAGAACAAGGTCGCGGAGACCCTCGACGAGTTCCGCGGCCAGTACGCCTACAACCTCACGGACGACAATTGCCGGCGCTTCAACGCGTCGGTGGCGCAGGTGGTGCAGTGGGACGACCACGAGACCACTAACAACTGGTACGCGGGCGAGATCCTCGACGACGACAAGTACACCGAGAAGAACGTCGATGTCCTGGCCGAGCGCGCCTACCGCGCGTTCCACGAGTGGCAGCCGTTGGACGAGAAGATGGCCGTCGACGGCCGCGTGTACCGCAAGATCGCCTACGGGCCGCTGCTGGACGTGTTCGTGTTGGACATGCGCACGTACAAGGACGACAACCGTCGGGCGGGCGCGGGTGCCGGGGAGGATGGCACGATCCTCGGCGCGAAGCAGGTCAGGTGGCTTGTCGACGAGGTTCGCGCCTCCCGTGCGACGTGGAAGGTCATTGCGGCCGATCTGCCCATCGGGATCATCGTGCCGGACGGCAAGAACGGCGATCAAGAGGGCGTCGCCGATGGCCGTCCCGGTGCACCGCGGGGCCGTGAGTCGGAGCTGGCGAAGGTGCTGTCGGCCATCAAGGAGGTCACCAACGTCGTGTGGCTGACCGCCGACGTCCATTACACCGCGGCGCACCACTACTCGCCGGAGCGGGCGGCGTTCCAGAATTTCAAGCCGTTCTGGGAGTTCGTCTCAGGGCCGCTCAACGCCGGCGCCTTCGGCCCGAACGACATGGATCCGACGTTCGGCCCCGAGGTCGTCTACGTCCATGCGCCGGACGAGGACAACCAGAATGCCTCGCCGCTGGATGACTTCCAGCACTTCGGCGAAGTCGACATCGACGGCCAGTCGCGCGACATGACCGTGCGGCTGCTGACCACCCGCGGCAACGTCCTGTGGGAGAAGACGCTTCGACCCGAGTAG
- a CDS encoding DUF4272 domain-containing protein yields MEESMGMYINAYATVRDEIPGPYSQQRGTDDPQLAEHLQGFTGFVWERGGQEMTSSMFGLIRHIGDTRRQYVFEREDLRGLEEWAEQTNSVFFMPDGSVVNARGEDIVAGGAVPYHPAARERALRVRAGITKDTGATLPGHYPPVRGEAEAVLREPREIADRILSLIAVSELAGFFLGESAPPLEAVRGVLPGAFDTLTPAERRFIELLESGVTAETDSPAGEEARHAATQLAWQAVAAQMLAHVAGIREIPEGQIVVDPWPLVKWVADNGEDAVRERARALIPLPRICDMYEFVHSMRWIAVDEQLHPEEPATIDEQTAGTLLEWHRALSWLFNVDADWDDVDLST; encoded by the coding sequence ATGGAAGAATCGATGGGCATGTACATCAACGCCTATGCAACGGTCCGCGACGAGATCCCCGGCCCCTACTCACAGCAACGCGGGACGGATGATCCGCAGCTTGCCGAGCACCTGCAGGGGTTCACCGGCTTCGTGTGGGAGCGCGGCGGCCAGGAGATGACGTCGAGCATGTTCGGGCTGATCCGCCACATCGGGGACACGCGGCGGCAGTACGTGTTCGAGCGCGAGGATCTGCGCGGTCTGGAGGAGTGGGCGGAGCAGACGAATTCGGTGTTCTTCATGCCGGACGGGTCCGTCGTCAATGCCCGTGGCGAGGACATCGTCGCCGGTGGTGCCGTGCCGTATCACCCGGCGGCGAGGGAGCGGGCGCTGCGGGTGCGGGCGGGTATCACGAAGGACACCGGTGCGACGCTGCCCGGGCATTATCCGCCGGTGCGCGGCGAGGCCGAGGCCGTGCTGCGGGAGCCGCGGGAGATCGCCGACCGGATCCTGTCGTTGATCGCGGTATCGGAGTTGGCCGGGTTCTTCTTGGGAGAGTCGGCGCCGCCGCTGGAGGCGGTGCGCGGGGTGCTGCCCGGCGCGTTCGACACGCTGACGCCCGCGGAGAGGCGGTTCATCGAGTTGCTCGAGTCCGGCGTGACCGCCGAGACCGACTCCCCCGCCGGCGAAGAGGCGCGTCACGCGGCGACGCAGCTGGCGTGGCAGGCGGTGGCGGCGCAGATGCTCGCGCATGTGGCGGGCATCCGGGAGATTCCCGAGGGGCAGATCGTCGTCGACCCGTGGCCGCTGGTCAAGTGGGTCGCCGATAACGGCGAGGACGCCGTCCGCGAGCGGGCCCGTGCGCTGATCCCGCTGCCGCGGATCTGCGACATGTACGAGTTCGTGCATTCGATGCGGTGGATCGCCGTCGACGAGCAGCTGCACCCCGAGGAGCCCGCCACCATCGACGAGCAGACCGCCGGCACGCTTCTCGAGTGGCATCGCGCGCTGTCGTGGCTGTTCAACGTCGACGCCGACTGGGATGACGTCGACCTGTCGACGTAG
- a CDS encoding MFS transporter, producing MPRQRIPGAPLLAGSGLFNFASGGYAIALGQGLFESTGSVAAFTAVVIMEYLGPIILGAVAGSLSDRVNAALLCLWSAALAAVSVTAYLLVPGAVTAAAVTLGIVINILRPFYRAGIFAAGARSVDPADLPQYNMRWTVSVQAGQILGGAAAGFLLSFGGVNAALAAAAVAFGLSAVAMAIARSGVAPLPDVGDHEQAGWRALLRDAVGQPRRFIAVLLIGADFVTISTFTVALAPLVERVFGDTLWLGILDALFALGAGGVALIGFGGRTTESALRNAISRGYITQVAGLLVIASGTVVPAAGRLLVCAGALVLGAGVAVSSSQQVSILQRAVGTGAVGKIGALRQAVIGVLTVLALPVIGAVLGVSLTAAYLLVGALLVLCLGVNVWLLRSSIDGARG from the coding sequence ATGCCTCGGCAACGCATCCCAGGTGCCCCGCTGCTGGCGGGGTCGGGACTGTTCAACTTCGCCTCGGGCGGCTACGCGATCGCGCTGGGGCAGGGGCTGTTCGAATCGACCGGCTCGGTCGCGGCGTTCACGGCGGTCGTGATCATGGAATACCTCGGCCCCATCATCCTCGGCGCCGTCGCCGGCAGCCTGTCCGACCGCGTCAACGCGGCGCTGCTGTGCCTATGGTCCGCCGCCCTGGCCGCGGTGTCGGTCACGGCCTACCTGTTGGTTCCCGGTGCCGTCACGGCGGCCGCGGTCACCCTGGGAATAGTCATCAACATCCTGCGCCCCTTCTATCGCGCGGGCATATTCGCCGCCGGCGCCCGCAGCGTCGATCCGGCTGACCTTCCGCAGTACAACATGCGGTGGACGGTGTCCGTCCAGGCCGGGCAGATCCTCGGCGGAGCGGCCGCGGGATTCCTCCTGTCCTTCGGCGGCGTCAACGCTGCCCTGGCGGCCGCGGCCGTCGCATTCGGGCTTTCGGCCGTCGCGATGGCAATCGCGCGCTCCGGCGTCGCCCCACTGCCTGACGTTGGCGATCACGAACAAGCCGGCTGGCGCGCTTTGCTTCGCGACGCCGTGGGGCAACCCCGGCGATTCATCGCCGTTCTGCTGATTGGTGCGGACTTCGTCACCATCTCCACGTTCACGGTGGCCCTCGCTCCACTCGTGGAACGCGTCTTCGGCGATACGCTGTGGCTGGGCATTCTCGATGCCCTATTCGCGCTGGGTGCCGGCGGGGTCGCGTTGATCGGATTCGGCGGACGGACAACCGAGTCCGCACTGCGCAACGCCATCTCGCGCGGGTACATCACGCAGGTCGCCGGTCTGCTCGTCATCGCGTCGGGGACCGTGGTGCCGGCGGCGGGCCGCCTGCTCGTATGTGCTGGCGCTCTGGTTCTTGGAGCTGGCGTGGCGGTCTCGTCGAGCCAACAGGTGAGCATCCTGCAGCGCGCCGTCGGCACCGGGGCCGTCGGCAAGATTGGCGCGCTGCGGCAGGCGGTCATCGGCGTCCTCACCGTGCTCGCACTACCGGTGATCGGAGCGGTGCTGGGAGTCAGTCTTACCGCCGCCTACCTGCTTGTCGGAGCGCTGCTTGTGCTCTGTCTCGGCGTCAATGTCTGGCTGCTCCGCTCCAGCATAGATGGTGCGCGCGGGTGA
- a CDS encoding DNA adenine methylase, producing the protein MGVRYIGSKARVADAIVDLAGDPRGGRFIDAFSGTGAVAAAAASRGWNVSVNDALPSAVAMSIGATVGQGNVPFVGLGGYNNAVNKLNAVTAKPGFLHSEYSPASALTGEVERRYFTEHNAARLDSMRAQIATWAAAGRLSNLEEELLIADLLQAANSVANISGTYGCFLKDWSSTALRPVQVRARELPRRTTDLRASVGDVTSVATTINDTVYLDPPYTKRQYSAYYHILETIHAGDSPVVGGVTGLRPWKDKASDYCYKTRALDALTRLVRGTNARRILLSYSNEGHVPREQLLNAMSGVGQVTLHDIKTIGRYRPNARASAKADTVEEYVIEVQPTPLTQQAGNNQRSTVRA; encoded by the coding sequence GTGGGAGTTCGCTACATCGGGAGCAAGGCGCGCGTCGCGGACGCGATCGTCGACCTAGCGGGGGATCCTCGCGGCGGACGTTTCATCGACGCATTCTCCGGCACCGGTGCGGTCGCCGCTGCAGCCGCGTCGCGAGGCTGGAACGTTTCGGTGAACGATGCCTTGCCGTCGGCCGTCGCGATGAGCATTGGCGCGACGGTTGGGCAGGGCAACGTCCCGTTCGTCGGCTTAGGCGGATACAACAATGCCGTCAATAAACTCAATGCAGTCACTGCCAAGCCCGGATTCCTGCACTCCGAGTACAGCCCGGCGTCAGCACTCACCGGAGAAGTTGAGCGCCGCTATTTCACCGAGCACAACGCCGCACGACTCGACTCAATGAGAGCTCAGATCGCCACGTGGGCCGCGGCCGGGCGCCTGTCCAACCTTGAGGAAGAGCTTCTGATCGCTGATCTGCTGCAAGCTGCCAACAGCGTTGCAAACATTTCCGGTACTTACGGCTGTTTCCTAAAAGACTGGTCCTCCACGGCACTCCGCCCGGTACAGGTTCGAGCCCGCGAACTCCCTAGACGTACAACTGATCTCCGTGCGTCCGTTGGAGATGTGACCTCAGTTGCGACCACAATCAACGACACCGTCTATCTAGATCCTCCATACACGAAGCGACAGTACAGCGCCTACTACCACATCCTGGAGACGATTCATGCGGGCGACTCCCCAGTCGTCGGCGGCGTAACCGGACTGCGCCCATGGAAGGATAAGGCGTCGGACTACTGCTACAAGACACGAGCTCTCGACGCTCTCACCCGCCTGGTTCGTGGGACCAACGCACGGCGGATCCTTCTCAGCTACAGCAACGAGGGGCACGTTCCGCGTGAGCAGCTTCTCAACGCCATGAGTGGAGTCGGCCAAGTGACGCTACACGACATCAAGACGATCGGCCGTTACCGGCCCAATGCGCGAGCGTCGGCAAAAGCAGACACAGTCGAAGAGTACGTGATCGAGGTGCAACCGACCCCGCTTACTCAGCAGGCCGGCAACAACCAACGCTCGACGGTGCGCGCGTGA
- a CDS encoding MFS transporter, whose translation MAPTPKRPTPMRRGTKRSTLKRSAPKQTTAKRPGTASLLSAPLLFAAVVAVAVNLRAGISSVGPVLEEALAAFGAGASQAGLITAMPGFLFALLGLGAVPVAMRLGLTRTIALGAALTLVGLAARPWVGAMAVFIVLTGFVVAGIAVANVLLPAWIKRHGGRHVVALMTAYGALLGLSGAAGPLSALVFSGDGAWQWALGVWAVPAAVQVVVWIVVVAKLGDDARRRRVTGAAGEAGAGAGTKAAEPDSAPDPALEVPMWRSPTALFLLVFFGLQSMNAYVQMGWLPQIYRDNGASAATGTIALALVGGLNVIGGLVMPMLIARARTLTPFVVIFAIATAGGYLGLLLFDAHLPLLWAFFLGVGGFCFPTAIALIPARSRSHVVTAKLSGFVQPYGYLVAGAGPVVVGAVYGATGQWREILVALVVSAVLMGAVGIRAAASTTIDDELAAAARP comes from the coding sequence ATGGCTCCCACCCCGAAGCGCCCCACCCCCATGCGTCGCGGCACGAAGCGCTCCACCCTCAAGCGCTCCGCCCCGAAGCAGACCACCGCGAAGCGCCCCGGCACCGCATCGCTCCTGTCGGCCCCGCTCCTGTTCGCCGCCGTCGTCGCGGTCGCGGTCAACCTGCGCGCGGGCATTTCGTCGGTGGGCCCGGTGCTGGAGGAAGCCCTCGCCGCGTTCGGGGCGGGGGCGTCGCAGGCGGGCCTGATCACGGCGATGCCCGGATTCCTGTTCGCGCTGTTGGGGCTGGGGGCGGTGCCCGTCGCAATGCGATTGGGGCTGACGCGGACCATCGCGCTTGGTGCCGCGCTCACGCTGGTCGGGCTGGCGGCGCGGCCGTGGGTGGGGGCGATGGCGGTGTTCATCGTGCTCACGGGCTTCGTCGTGGCGGGCATCGCGGTGGCCAACGTGCTGCTGCCGGCGTGGATCAAGCGGCACGGCGGGCGGCACGTCGTGGCATTGATGACGGCCTATGGCGCCCTGCTCGGCTTGTCCGGCGCCGCCGGCCCGCTGAGCGCGCTGGTGTTTTCCGGCGACGGCGCGTGGCAGTGGGCGCTGGGCGTGTGGGCCGTGCCGGCGGCGGTGCAGGTGGTGGTGTGGATCGTGGTCGTCGCGAAGCTTGGCGACGACGCCCGGCGCCGCCGTGTGACCGGTGCCGCGGGGGAGGCCGGGGCCGGCGCCGGTACGAAGGCTGCCGAGCCCGACTCGGCTCCCGACCCCGCGCTCGAAGTCCCCATGTGGCGTTCGCCGACGGCGCTGTTTCTGCTGGTGTTCTTCGGCCTGCAGTCGATGAACGCGTACGTCCAGATGGGGTGGCTGCCGCAGATCTACCGCGACAACGGCGCGTCGGCGGCGACCGGCACGATCGCGTTGGCGCTGGTCGGCGGGCTGAACGTCATCGGCGGGCTGGTCATGCCGATGCTCATCGCACGCGCCCGCACGCTGACGCCCTTCGTGGTCATCTTTGCGATCGCCACCGCGGGCGGGTACCTGGGGCTTTTGCTTTTCGACGCCCACCTGCCCCTCCTTTGGGCCTTCTTCCTGGGAGTCGGCGGTTTCTGCTTCCCGACGGCCATCGCCCTCATCCCGGCCCGCAGCCGCTCGCATGTGGTGACGGCGAAGTTGTCCGGGTTCGTGCAGCCGTACGGGTATTTGGTGGCGGGGGCGGGGCCGGTCGTGGTCGGGGCGGTGTACGGCGCGACGGGGCAGTGGCGGGAGATTCTCGTCGCGCTCGTGGTCAGCGCCGTGCTGATGGGCGCGGTCGGGATTCGTGCGGCGGCGTCCACGACCATCGATGATGAGCTGGCCGCTGCCGCGCGCCCCTAG
- a CDS encoding ABC transporter substrate-binding protein: MFTSRKTKIAAILTAGALALTGCSSDGGAGGGDNAGGDGDGYKIGINQLVQHPALDSATAGFKKAFEDAGVNVEFDEQNANGEQSTALTIAQQFGSKNLDLVLSVATPAAQATAQNVQNTPVLFTAVTDPVSADLIDSMEKPGGNVTGTSDAAPVDKQLDLLKEIVPDAKKVGIVYASGEVNSKVQVDEAKKAAKSRDLEIMTQTVTNVTEIPQAVQALGDVDAFYVPTDNLVVSGISSLIQAAETAKIPVIGAESGTVEGGAVATLGIDYNELGRQTGEMALRILREGADPATMPVETAKQFTYMVNEDAAKRQGVTIPEKILNEAEKA, encoded by the coding sequence ATGTTCACGTCCCGCAAAACCAAAATCGCGGCGATCCTCACCGCCGGCGCCCTCGCCCTGACCGGCTGCTCATCCGACGGCGGCGCCGGCGGCGGCGACAACGCCGGCGGCGACGGCGACGGCTACAAGATCGGCATCAACCAGCTGGTCCAGCACCCCGCGCTCGACTCCGCCACCGCGGGCTTCAAGAAGGCCTTCGAAGACGCCGGCGTGAACGTGGAATTCGACGAACAGAACGCCAACGGCGAACAGTCCACCGCGCTGACCATCGCGCAGCAGTTCGGGTCGAAGAACCTCGACCTGGTCCTGTCCGTGGCCACCCCGGCCGCCCAGGCCACCGCGCAGAACGTCCAGAACACGCCGGTGCTGTTCACCGCCGTCACCGACCCGGTGTCCGCCGACCTCATCGACTCGATGGAGAAGCCCGGCGGCAACGTCACCGGCACGTCCGACGCCGCGCCCGTGGACAAGCAGCTCGACCTGCTCAAGGAAATCGTCCCCGACGCCAAGAAGGTCGGCATCGTTTACGCCTCCGGCGAGGTCAACTCGAAGGTGCAGGTCGACGAAGCGAAGAAGGCCGCGAAGTCGCGTGACCTGGAGATCATGACCCAGACCGTCACCAACGTCACCGAAATCCCGCAGGCCGTGCAGGCCCTCGGCGACGTCGACGCGTTCTACGTGCCCACCGACAACCTGGTCGTCTCCGGCATCTCCTCCCTGATCCAGGCCGCCGAGACCGCCAAGATCCCGGTCATCGGCGCCGAGTCCGGCACCGTCGAGGGCGGCGCCGTGGCCACCCTGGGCATCGACTACAACGAGCTGGGCCGCCAGACCGGCGAGATGGCGCTGCGCATCCTCCGCGAGGGCGCCGACCCGGCGACCATGCCCGTCGAAACCGCCAAGCAGTTCACCTACATGGTCAACGAGGACGCCGCCAAGCGGCAGGGCGTCACCATCCCCGAGAAGATCCTGAACGAGGCCGAGAAGGCATGA
- a CDS encoding cation:proton antiporter family protein → MESLYLTVILFSIIGGLGATVLRLPPLIGFLGAGFATSAVGITEIPFLDVLAELGVTVLLFTIGLKLNPRDIAQPRVIGTAAGHAVTNTAAFAAMFGLLGLLPLAALTGLDVKALIYVGIAASFSSTVFVMSQLDDSNRGDSVVGRIALGVLVLQDIMAVGVLVFSTGKAPAPWALALPLLLLMRPLVKRMPDRMFRTELLVLTGIGIALGAYSLFELANVSGSLGSLIAGIILSGHPVADRFSDALISVRELLLVAFFIEIGLGGLPDAGGFLVAGVLAVLLALKAVIFVAFLQRMGLSNRTSALAGLTLANYSEFGLIVISVGVANGSLASSWTSIMAIAVAASFIVGSVVMAKEDRILPWLMRFIPEVPEERLIPDERPVQIRHADALVLGMGRVGAGVYRRLSDTYGKRVYGIEFDESRIEELRRRGKKIISGDVTDLELWRRIELDCEPELFVLALPAHRDGMTLVKAIREHYPNAVIASTTLARENKRALLAGGADVAVYLYQGAGEELADQAMTAVMAPPSPEAGAREPQG, encoded by the coding sequence ATGGAGTCCCTGTACCTGACGGTGATCTTGTTCTCGATCATCGGCGGTCTGGGCGCGACGGTTCTGCGCCTGCCGCCGCTGATCGGTTTTCTGGGCGCCGGTTTCGCCACCAGCGCGGTCGGGATCACCGAGATCCCGTTCCTCGACGTCCTGGCGGAGCTGGGCGTGACGGTGCTGTTGTTCACCATCGGGTTGAAGTTGAATCCGCGAGACATCGCGCAGCCGCGGGTGATCGGCACGGCGGCCGGCCATGCGGTGACCAACACGGCGGCGTTCGCGGCGATGTTCGGGCTGTTGGGGTTGCTGCCGTTGGCCGCACTGACGGGGTTGGACGTCAAGGCGCTGATTTACGTGGGCATTGCGGCGTCGTTTTCGTCGACGGTGTTCGTCATGTCGCAGTTGGACGACAGCAACCGGGGCGATTCCGTCGTCGGCCGCATCGCGCTGGGCGTGCTGGTGCTGCAGGACATCATGGCCGTGGGCGTGCTGGTGTTTTCCACGGGCAAGGCGCCGGCCCCGTGGGCGCTGGCGCTGCCGTTGCTGCTGCTGATGCGCCCGCTGGTGAAGCGGATGCCGGACCGGATGTTCCGCACGGAGCTGCTGGTGCTCACGGGCATCGGCATCGCGCTGGGGGCGTATTCGCTGTTCGAGCTGGCGAACGTGTCGGGTTCGCTGGGGTCGCTGATCGCGGGGATCATCCTGTCGGGCCACCCGGTGGCGGACCGGTTCTCCGATGCGCTGATCTCGGTGCGCGAGCTGCTGCTGGTGGCGTTTTTCATCGAGATCGGCCTGGGCGGGCTTCCCGACGCCGGCGGTTTCCTGGTCGCCGGGGTGCTGGCCGTGCTGCTGGCGTTGAAGGCGGTGATTTTCGTGGCCTTCCTGCAGCGGATGGGCCTGTCGAACCGCACGAGCGCGCTGGCCGGGCTGACGTTGGCGAATTATTCGGAGTTCGGGTTGATCGTCATTTCGGTGGGCGTGGCCAATGGGTCGCTGGCGTCGTCGTGGACGTCGATCATGGCCATCGCGGTGGCGGCGAGCTTCATCGTCGGGTCCGTGGTCATGGCGAAGGAGGACCGCATTCTGCCGTGGCTCATGCGCTTCATCCCGGAGGTGCCGGAGGAGCGGCTCATCCCGGACGAGCGCCCGGTGCAGATCCGCCACGCCGATGCGCTGGTGCTGGGCATGGGGCGCGTGGGCGCGGGCGTGTACCGGCGGTTGAGCGACACGTACGGCAAGCGGGTGTACGGCATCGAGTTCGACGAGAGCCGCATCGAGGAGCTGCGCCGCCGTGGCAAGAAGATCATTTCGGGCGATGTGACGGATCTTGAGCTGTGGCGGCGCATCGAGCTGGATTGCGAGCCGGAGTTGTTCGTGTTGGCTCTGCCGGCGCACCGGGACGGGATGACGCTGGTCAAGGCGATTCGCGAGCATTACCCGAACGCGGTGATCGCGAGCACGACGCTGGCGCGCGAGAACAAGCGGGCGCTGCTGGCGGGCGGCGCGGACGTGGCGGTGTACCTGTACCAGGGCGCGGGCGAGGAGCTCGCGGACCAGGCGATGACGGCGGTCATGGCCCCGCCGTCGCCGGAGGCGGGTGCGCGGGAGCCGCAGGGCTGA